A stretch of Oculatellaceae cyanobacterium DNA encodes these proteins:
- the metG gene encoding methionine--tRNA ligase — protein MSLTSTSNNTFAITTPLYYVNDLPHIGSAYTTMVADAVARFQRMRGKSVLLITGTDEHGQKIQRTAEAAGRSPQAHCDQIAAGFEVLWQKLNIQYDRFSRTTSPRHAAIVKEFFQLVWEQGDIYLGQQTGWYCVACEEFKEERDLLDQHRCPLHPNKAAEWRDEQNYFFRLSKYQTQLESLYQERPDFIQPVTRRNEVLNFVKQGLQDFSISRVNLDWGFPIPVDPSHTIYVWFDALLAYVTALLEPDSEPTLDNALSKWWPINIHLIGKDILRFHSVYWPAMLLSANLPLPDHIIGHGFLTKNGQKISKTVGNTIDPLDLIERYGAEAIRYYFLKEIEFGQDGDFNETRFVHIVNADLANDLGNLLNRTLKMVQKYCNGIVPNCSGEDIAAEQPLKKIGISLGDRVTQSYENLAFTSGCEAILTLIRASNKLIDEQAPWALYKQGQQQAVEQILYSVLESVRLSAYLLSPIIPEICTEIYQQLGFAINFNDKNLINDATIFSTHTTWGTLPANQQLGEPQPVFARLELP, from the coding sequence ATGAGTTTAACCAGTACCAGTAACAACACATTCGCTATAACAACGCCTCTTTACTACGTCAACGATTTACCCCACATTGGCAGTGCCTATACAACAATGGTGGCGGATGCGGTGGCTCGGTTTCAGAGAATGCGTGGTAAATCAGTATTATTAATTACTGGCACGGATGAACACGGACAAAAAATTCAGCGCACGGCTGAAGCAGCAGGGCGATCGCCTCAAGCACATTGCGATCAAATTGCTGCTGGTTTTGAAGTACTCTGGCAAAAGCTGAATATTCAGTACGATCGCTTCAGTCGCACTACTTCCCCTCGCCATGCGGCGATCGTCAAAGAGTTTTTTCAGCTAGTCTGGGAACAAGGCGACATTTACCTGGGGCAACAAACAGGTTGGTATTGCGTTGCTTGTGAAGAATTTAAAGAAGAACGCGATCTTTTAGATCAACATCGTTGTCCACTTCACCCCAATAAAGCAGCCGAGTGGCGCGACGAGCAAAACTATTTTTTCCGGCTATCTAAATATCAAACTCAACTAGAATCCTTGTATCAAGAGCGACCAGACTTTATCCAACCAGTAACTCGTCGCAATGAAGTATTGAACTTTGTTAAACAAGGGCTGCAAGATTTTTCAATTTCGCGGGTAAATTTAGATTGGGGCTTCCCTATACCAGTTGATCCCAGCCACACAATTTATGTTTGGTTCGATGCCTTATTAGCATATGTGACAGCGTTACTAGAACCAGATAGTGAACCTACCTTAGACAATGCTTTATCTAAGTGGTGGCCGATTAATATACACCTGATTGGTAAAGATATATTGCGTTTCCATTCAGTTTATTGGCCAGCAATGTTGCTATCAGCTAATTTGCCGCTACCAGATCATATTATTGGGCATGGCTTCTTAACTAAAAATGGTCAAAAAATTAGTAAGACTGTTGGTAATACAATTGATCCATTGGATCTAATTGAACGATACGGCGCTGAAGCAATTCGTTATTACTTTCTTAAGGAGATTGAATTTGGACAAGATGGAGATTTTAATGAAACGAGGTTTGTCCATATTGTTAATGCAGACTTAGCCAATGACTTAGGCAACTTGCTCAACCGCACATTGAAAATGGTGCAGAAGTACTGCAATGGTATAGTTCCCAATTGTTCGGGTGAAGATATTGCAGCAGAGCAACCACTGAAAAAAATTGGTATTAGCTTAGGCGATCGCGTAACTCAATCTTACGAAAATCTAGCTTTTACCTCTGGTTGTGAAGCAATTTTAACTTTAATTCGTGCTAGTAATAAGTTGATAGATGAGCAGGCTCCTTGGGCATTATACAAACAAGGACAACAGCAAGCTGTCGAGCAAATCTTGTATAGCGTTTTAGAATCAGTTAGACTATCAGCTTACCTTTTATCACCAATTATTCCTGAAATATGCACTGAAATCTACCAACAGTTGGGCTTTGCAATTAACTTTAACGACAAAAATTTGATAAACGATGCCACAATCTTTTCTACCCATACAACCTGGGGAACACTTCCGGCTAATCAACAATTAGGCGAACCTCAACCCGTATTTGCACGACTGGAACTGCCTTAA
- the plsX gene encoding phosphate acyltransferase PlsX has protein sequence MASTRARIAIDAMGGDHAPAEIVAGAIRAQEELDVEVLLVGDPQQIEASLKQHNSSHHIEIVPAEGTIEMDEEPLSALRRKPKASINVAMQLVKKKQADAVVSAGHSGAAMAAALLRLGRLPGIDRPAIGAVLPTIVPSKSVLILDVGANVDCRPKFLEQFALMGSIYSQYVLGVDTPKVGLLNIGEEPSKGNDAALRTHQKLEENPNITFIGNAEGRDVLSGQFDVIVCDGFVGNILLKFAEAVGGVMVQILKEELPKGLHGKVGTALLKPNLERIKQRFDHAEHGGALLLGVEGICIITHGSSQAPSIFNAIRIAKEAVDNEVLERIQSQTRIAAAQATDGD, from the coding sequence ATGGCATCAACTCGCGCAAGAATCGCAATTGACGCTATGGGTGGGGATCACGCCCCTGCCGAAATCGTTGCTGGAGCGATTAGGGCTCAGGAAGAACTGGATGTTGAGGTTTTGTTGGTTGGAGACCCCCAACAAATTGAAGCCTCACTCAAACAACATAACAGTTCTCATCACATAGAAATTGTTCCTGCTGAGGGGACAATTGAGATGGATGAGGAGCCTTTAAGTGCTTTAAGGCGTAAGCCAAAGGCTTCGATTAATGTGGCAATGCAACTGGTAAAGAAAAAGCAGGCAGATGCCGTAGTTTCAGCAGGACATTCGGGAGCAGCAATGGCAGCAGCCCTCCTGCGACTAGGTAGATTACCAGGAATTGATCGACCAGCAATTGGCGCGGTATTGCCAACAATCGTACCGAGTAAGTCGGTGCTAATACTTGATGTCGGCGCGAATGTAGACTGCCGTCCCAAGTTTTTAGAACAATTTGCTCTCATGGGGTCAATTTACAGCCAGTATGTGCTGGGTGTTGATACTCCGAAAGTAGGATTGCTCAATATTGGTGAAGAACCTTCCAAAGGTAACGATGCGGCTCTTCGTACACACCAAAAGCTGGAGGAAAACCCCAATATTACTTTTATCGGTAATGCTGAAGGGCGGGATGTACTTTCAGGGCAATTTGATGTAATTGTCTGCGATGGCTTTGTAGGTAATATATTGCTGAAATTTGCTGAAGCAGTTGGCGGTGTAATGGTACAAATCCTGAAGGAAGAGTTACCAAAAGGACTACACGGCAAGGTTGGTACAGCTTTGTTAAAACCTAATTTGGAGCGAATTAAACAACGGTTTGACCACGCCGAACATGGCGGTGCTTTACTGTTGGGAGTTGAAGGTATTTGTATTATTACTCATGGTAGTTCTCAAGCGCCATCAATTTTTAATGCAATTCGGATTGCTAAAGAAGCTGTAGATAACGAAGTTTTAGAGCGAATTCAGTCACAGACAAGAATCGCTGCTGCCCAAGCAACTGACGGAGATTAA
- a CDS encoding D-alanyl-D-alanine carboxypeptidase: MLQLFSSGLLSLWLENAGLNAKINPLTLLTWQGVPVFMLPKATEPSVENTLRQYLQQLAAQGMLTANQGIWIQSGSTLLINHQGTVPLPAASLTKTATTLASLETWGTKHQFETLISATGPINNGVLQGDLVITGFGDPFFVWEEAIALGNSLNQMGIRQVTGKLVISGNFYMNYKFNPQESGQLLQLALNSSIWTPLITSQYLQMRRGTAKPQVVISGGVEVATLPNPYQVLLLRHRSMTLIQILKQMNIYSNNEMAEMLAQLLGGHQAVMQIAARAANFPPEEIQLVNGSGLGMENRISARAASNMFMTIQRYLQPQNLTLADIFPVSGRDRKGTMETRHIPTGTIVKTGTLNEVSALAGVMPTRERSLVWFTIINRGTDISRLRSQQDQLLQQLLQRWEKPLEIPLAIAPRTDTANASKYLGDPRRNEIATTTATREQ, from the coding sequence ATGCTGCAACTGTTTAGCTCTGGATTACTTTCTCTCTGGCTGGAAAATGCGGGGCTGAATGCCAAGATAAATCCCTTAACCTTACTTACTTGGCAAGGTGTTCCTGTATTTATGCTACCAAAAGCTACCGAGCCAAGTGTAGAAAATACCCTGCGGCAATATCTACAGCAATTGGCAGCACAAGGAATGCTGACAGCAAATCAAGGTATTTGGATTCAATCAGGGTCAACATTGTTGATTAACCATCAGGGGACAGTACCGCTTCCAGCAGCTTCTTTGACAAAAACTGCGACAACTTTAGCTTCTTTGGAAACCTGGGGAACAAAACATCAATTTGAAACTTTAATTAGTGCTACAGGCCCGATTAATAATGGGGTTCTTCAAGGGGATTTAGTAATTACTGGCTTTGGCGATCCTTTTTTTGTGTGGGAAGAAGCGATCGCACTTGGTAATTCTCTCAATCAAATGGGTATCCGACAGGTGACTGGTAAGTTGGTCATCAGTGGTAATTTTTATATGAACTACAAGTTCAACCCACAAGAATCTGGTCAATTACTTCAGCTAGCTTTAAACAGTAGTATTTGGACTCCCCTAATTACCAGCCAATACTTGCAAATGCGAAGAGGTACAGCTAAACCTCAAGTGGTAATTAGTGGCGGTGTTGAAGTAGCTACTTTACCAAATCCTTATCAAGTATTACTGCTGCGTCATCGCTCAATGACGTTAATTCAGATTTTGAAACAAATGAATATTTACAGTAATAATGAAATGGCTGAGATGCTGGCGCAATTGCTAGGGGGTCATCAAGCAGTTATGCAAATCGCCGCTAGAGCAGCTAATTTTCCTCCAGAGGAAATTCAACTGGTAAACGGTTCAGGGTTAGGGATGGAAAATCGCATTTCCGCCCGTGCTGCTTCCAATATGTTTATGACAATTCAACGCTATTTGCAACCACAAAATTTGACACTTGCTGATATCTTTCCGGTTTCCGGTCGCGATCGCAAAGGTACGATGGAAACGCGGCATATTCCCACAGGCACAATTGTAAAAACTGGTACACTCAATGAAGTCAGCGCCTTAGCTGGAGTAATGCCAACACGCGAACGCAGTTTAGTGTGGTTTACCATCATCAATCGTGGCACTGATATTTCCCGATTGCGATCGCAGCAAGATCAACTGCTACAACAACTATTACAACGGTGGGAAAAGCCGTTAGAAATACCACTGGCGATCGCGCCTAGAACTGATACCGCTAACGCCTCTAAATACCTTGGCGATCCTCGTCGTAATGAGATAGCTACCACAACAGCCACTCGTGAACAATAA
- the fabD gene encoding ACP S-malonyltransferase codes for MTKTAWVFPGQGSQAIGMGIDLLDLSVAKIKFKQAEEILGWSIPEICQAEEKLSRTLYTQPCLYVVESILVDLMRQQGHQPDLVAGHSLGEYVALYAAGVFDFESGLRLVKQRAELMDQVTGGMMIAVMRFDREKLENAIAQSPDVVLANDNSDGQVVISGTPEATQAVIAQLKPKRSVILNVSGAFHSPFMATAAAEYENLLASVPFADAQVPVLSNVEPIPAVDGDVLKEQIKRQMTGSVRWREICQQLPVENISKVVEIGPGKVLTGLIKRSHPEIGLENVSSAADLQLATSYAANS; via the coding sequence ATGACTAAAACTGCATGGGTATTTCCTGGGCAAGGTTCTCAGGCGATTGGAATGGGAATCGACTTGCTAGACTTATCGGTAGCAAAAATTAAGTTTAAGCAAGCTGAGGAAATTTTAGGCTGGTCTATACCAGAAATTTGTCAAGCAGAGGAAAAGTTATCACGCACTCTTTATACGCAGCCTTGCCTTTATGTTGTAGAAAGTATTCTAGTTGATTTGATGCGGCAGCAAGGTCATCAGCCCGACTTAGTTGCTGGTCACAGTTTGGGAGAGTATGTGGCTTTATATGCTGCTGGTGTGTTTGATTTTGAGTCTGGCTTACGCTTAGTTAAGCAGCGAGCAGAATTAATGGATCAAGTTACCGGCGGAATGATGATCGCCGTGATGCGGTTTGACAGAGAAAAGTTAGAAAATGCGATTGCACAATCACCTGATGTAGTGTTAGCTAATGACAATAGTGATGGTCAAGTTGTTATTTCTGGCACACCAGAAGCTACACAAGCAGTAATCGCTCAACTAAAGCCCAAGCGTTCTGTAATTTTAAACGTATCAGGGGCTTTTCACTCTCCGTTTATGGCAACAGCCGCCGCCGAGTATGAGAACTTGTTGGCATCTGTGCCATTCGCAGACGCTCAAGTGCCAGTACTTTCTAATGTAGAACCTATACCTGCTGTAGATGGTGACGTTTTGAAGGAACAAATTAAACGTCAGATGACGGGTTCTGTTCGTTGGCGAGAAATTTGTCAGCAATTGCCAGTGGAAAATATTAGTAAAGTCGTAGAAATTGGGCCTGGTAAGGTATTAACTGGCTTGATTAAACGCTCTCACCCTGAGATCGGCTTGGAAAACGTTAGTAGCGCTGCTGATTTACAGCTTGCCACCAGTTATGCAGCAAACTCTTAA
- the lptC gene encoding LPS export ABC transporter periplasmic protein LptC, which yields MSLIVLLLLGVSACGRKNTTDQKAPPENEQQTKIEGSLEFNNVTLEQADENGRPLWKVKAKRGVYTQNQKTARVENPTGDLFQDGKLVLRVSATEGEIQQDGQKVFLKGQIVATEIRNGLVLKGQELEWRPKEDLLIIRNNLTGSHPQLQASAKEARYSSRTQRMELFGQIVATAKDPSLQMRTEHLIWQVSQQKVIGDKQIKIDRYQGNQVTSSVIGNNSEVNFKTKIAKLKQNVELTSLDPPVKVNSNSVTWNLNSQMVVADQPVSIWHSQEQVRINGSQGQVDLQQKVAFLTGNVQGVATRNQAKLKTNQLKWEFANQLITAQGNVVYQQVNPPLSLAGSSGLGRLQDQTFVVTGSRGSRVVTEIIP from the coding sequence TTGAGTTTAATAGTCTTGCTGCTGTTAGGTGTAAGTGCTTGTGGTAGAAAAAATACCACAGACCAGAAAGCACCACCAGAGAATGAGCAGCAAACAAAAATTGAGGGCAGTCTAGAATTTAATAATGTCACCTTAGAGCAAGCGGATGAGAATGGTCGTCCCTTGTGGAAAGTGAAAGCAAAACGGGGAGTATACACTCAAAATCAGAAAACAGCACGTGTAGAAAATCCTACTGGTGACTTGTTCCAAGATGGTAAATTAGTCTTGCGGGTTAGTGCGACTGAGGGAGAAATTCAGCAGGATGGTCAAAAAGTATTTTTAAAAGGTCAAATTGTTGCTACCGAAATTCGCAATGGTTTGGTCTTAAAAGGTCAAGAGTTAGAGTGGCGACCTAAAGAAGATTTATTAATTATTCGCAATAATTTAACTGGTAGCCATCCACAGCTACAAGCATCAGCAAAGGAAGCACGTTATTCTAGTCGCACACAGCGAATGGAATTATTTGGTCAGATTGTAGCAACTGCAAAAGATCCATCTTTGCAAATGAGAACTGAACATCTTATTTGGCAAGTTTCGCAGCAGAAAGTAATTGGGGATAAACAAATCAAAATTGACCGCTATCAAGGTAATCAGGTAACTAGCTCTGTTATCGGTAACAATTCTGAGGTAAATTTTAAAACAAAGATAGCGAAGCTGAAGCAAAATGTAGAATTAACTTCTCTAGACCCTCCAGTTAAGGTAAATAGCAATTCAGTAACTTGGAATTTAAATAGCCAAATGGTAGTAGCGGATCAACCTGTGAGTATTTGGCATTCACAGGAACAAGTGAGAATTAATGGCAGCCAAGGTCAAGTTGATTTGCAACAAAAAGTAGCTTTTTTAACTGGGAATGTTCAAGGTGTTGCTACACGAAATCAAGCAAAACTAAAAACTAATCAGCTTAAATGGGAGTTTGCTAATCAGTTGATTACGGCGCAGGGTAATGTAGTTTATCAACAGGTAAATCCGCCTTTGAGTTTGGCAGGTTCGTCGGGACTGGGAAGACTACAAGATCAAACCTTTGTCGTAACAGGTAGTAGGGGTAGCAGAGTAGTTACGGAGATTATTCCTTAA
- a CDS encoding NYN domain-containing protein — MMLDNVSSDSVFTPEQVLVNRGRVAIFIDGSNLFYAALQLGIEIDYTKLLCRLTAGSRLLRSFFYTGVDRTNEKQQGFLLWMRRNGYRVIAKDLVQLPDGSKKANLDVEIAVDMMALVGAYDTAVLVSGDGDLAYAVDAVSYRGVRVEVVSLRSMTSDSLINVADRYIDLDNIKEDIQKTPRHNYTYRPLSGFGLIDDPEPI; from the coding sequence ATGATGTTGGATAATGTCAGTAGTGATTCTGTATTTACACCAGAACAAGTTTTAGTAAATCGTGGTCGCGTAGCAATTTTTATTGATGGCTCAAATCTTTTTTATGCTGCACTGCAACTAGGAATTGAAATTGATTATACTAAGTTGCTTTGTCGTCTGACCGCAGGTTCAAGACTGCTACGCTCATTCTTTTATACTGGCGTTGACCGCACCAACGAAAAACAGCAAGGATTTTTGCTATGGATGCGTCGCAACGGCTATCGGGTAATTGCTAAAGACTTAGTACAGTTACCAGATGGTTCTAAAAAGGCAAATTTGGATGTTGAAATTGCTGTGGATATGATGGCGCTTGTAGGCGCTTATGACACAGCAGTTCTAGTTAGTGGCGATGGAGACTTAGCCTACGCTGTAGATGCTGTGAGTTATCGCGGTGTGCGTGTCGAGGTAGTCAGTCTACGTTCCATGACTAGCGATAGTTTAATTAATGTTGCTGATCGGTATATTGATCTTGACAATATCAAAGAAGATATTCAAAAGACACCCCGACACAACTATACTTACCGTCCACTATCTGGCTTTGGCCTTATAGATGATCCAGAACCAATCTAG
- a CDS encoding beta-ketoacyl-ACP synthase III — MLKPSGVGIAIIGSGSAAPAQIVENQKLTQVVDTSDEWISTRTGIRQRRLATNQESLTALASVAAQKAIAMAGITPSDLDLIILATSTTDDLFGTACKIQGELGAHRAVAFDLTAACSGFVFGLVTAAQYIRTGVYQNVLLIGADILSRWVDWSDRGTCVLFGDGAGAVVLQANESDRLLGFELRSDGTQNNCLNLAYSAQSKDLLDGVAIGHGTYQPITMNGKEVYRFAVQKVPEVIEKVLFRAEITVDQIDWLVLHQANQRILDAVAQRMKIPNHKVISNLALYGNTSAASIPIAIDEAVREGKIQPGDIIAASGFGAGLSWGAAIFKWGRSEEC, encoded by the coding sequence ATGTTGAAACCATCAGGGGTAGGTATTGCCATTATAGGAAGTGGCTCGGCTGCGCCAGCACAGATTGTTGAGAATCAGAAGCTGACGCAGGTTGTTGATACATCCGATGAGTGGATTAGCACACGCACAGGGATTAGGCAGCGACGACTGGCAACAAACCAAGAGTCTTTAACTGCTCTGGCATCTGTTGCTGCTCAAAAAGCGATCGCTATGGCTGGAATTACACCAAGTGATTTAGATCTGATCATTTTGGCTACTTCCACAACAGATGATTTGTTTGGTACTGCCTGTAAAATTCAAGGAGAATTGGGCGCACACAGAGCCGTAGCATTTGATTTAACTGCTGCTTGTTCCGGCTTTGTCTTTGGATTGGTTACTGCTGCTCAATATATTCGCACTGGCGTTTATCAAAACGTTCTGCTCATTGGTGCAGATATTCTGTCGCGTTGGGTAGATTGGTCAGATCGGGGTACTTGTGTCTTATTTGGGGATGGTGCTGGTGCTGTCGTGTTACAGGCGAATGAAAGCGATCGCTTGTTAGGATTTGAACTGCGTAGTGATGGCACTCAAAATAATTGCCTTAACCTAGCATACTCAGCACAATCCAAAGATTTACTTGATGGCGTTGCTATCGGTCATGGCACTTATCAGCCAATTACGATGAACGGCAAAGAAGTTTATCGTTTCGCTGTTCAGAAAGTCCCAGAAGTAATTGAAAAAGTTTTATTTAGGGCTGAAATTACTGTTGACCAAATCGACTGGTTAGTGTTACATCAAGCTAATCAACGAATTCTTGATGCAGTTGCTCAACGCATGAAAATACCTAACCACAAGGTAATCAGTAATCTTGCCCTTTATGGCAATACTTCTGCTGCCTCTATTCCCATCGCTATTGATGAAGCAGTGCGGGAAGGTAAAATTCAACCTGGAGATATAATTGCCGCTTCCGGTTTTGGTGCTGGACTAAGTTGGGGCGCAGCCATTTTTAAATGGGGCAGGAGTGAAGAGTGTTAG
- a CDS encoding lysophospholipid acyltransferase family protein, which translates to MQQTLKSSRSREPFVSLMLYRAFKWSIIMPTLRVYFNGQVYGTENVPMEGPLVVVSNHASDFDPPILASYVGRPVAYMAKEELFEVPILKQAITLYGAYPVKRGSGDRSAIRAALASIEAGWAAGIFLEGTRTPDARIYSPKLGAAMIAAKANAPLLPVSLWGTEKVLKKGSAIPQKVPITVRIGELIPAPQSSKRDELEAVTQKCAEVINAMHDLGR; encoded by the coding sequence ATGCAGCAAACTCTTAAATCTAGTAGAAGTCGGGAACCTTTTGTCAGCTTGATGTTGTACCGCGCTTTTAAGTGGTCAATTATCATGCCGACATTGCGCGTTTATTTTAACGGGCAAGTTTATGGGACGGAAAATGTGCCAATGGAAGGGCCACTGGTAGTAGTTAGCAATCATGCTAGTGACTTCGACCCACCAATTTTAGCTAGTTATGTGGGTCGTCCAGTGGCTTATATGGCAAAAGAAGAACTATTTGAAGTTCCGATTTTAAAGCAAGCAATTACGCTTTACGGTGCTTATCCAGTGAAAAGGGGATCTGGCGATCGCAGTGCCATTCGTGCAGCACTAGCTTCTATAGAAGCTGGGTGGGCAGCAGGAATATTTTTAGAAGGAACTCGCACGCCAGATGCGCGGATTTACTCTCCTAAGTTGGGCGCTGCGATGATTGCTGCAAAAGCTAATGCGCCTTTGTTACCAGTTAGTTTATGGGGAACTGAGAAAGTTCTGAAAAAAGGTTCTGCCATCCCGCAGAAAGTGCCAATTACAGTCAGGATTGGTGAGTTAATTCCTGCCCCGCAATCAAGTAAACGTGATGAATTAGAGGCGGTAACTCAAAAATGTGCAGAGGTGATTAATGCCATGCACGATTTGGGACGTTAA
- a CDS encoding AI-2E family transporter: protein MNERPTDYILDRLNNSTLIRFLLLFACGWALVQLLDYFQAVIVIFTFAAILAFLLSYPVRWLNRYLPHGLAVALVYLLGMAMIIGLTLSVGITVISQGQQLVESLTNFINSLVPVIERLENFLQARNIRVNLTATPEQWRDQVVAGLGVGIGYSLATLQIFFANFLNLILIAVVALFMLLDGERLWILILKMIPQRLQKRFNYLIKRNFLGFFRGQMLLCLFLTTTTFVVFLILRVPFPLLLAVIAGVFDVIPGIGATLGVGIIFLIVLSQKVWLAITVLIACIIIQQVQDNFIAPRIMQTSLNINPVVVFFALLVGAKVAGLLGVFIAIPITGVIVSLFEIDEMKAEA, encoded by the coding sequence ATGAATGAGCGACCAACAGATTATATTTTGGATCGTCTCAACAACTCAACGTTGATTAGATTCTTGCTACTATTTGCCTGTGGTTGGGCGCTAGTGCAACTTTTAGATTATTTTCAAGCAGTTATTGTTATTTTTACCTTTGCAGCGATTTTAGCTTTTTTACTAAGTTATCCTGTACGCTGGCTCAATCGTTATTTACCGCATGGATTAGCTGTTGCCTTGGTGTACTTACTCGGTATGGCTATGATAATTGGTTTAACACTTTCAGTAGGTATAACGGTTATTTCGCAAGGTCAACAATTAGTTGAAAGTTTAACAAATTTTATCAATTCTTTAGTACCAGTTATAGAAAGATTAGAAAATTTTCTGCAAGCTCGTAATATTAGGGTGAATTTGACAGCGACACCGGAGCAATGGCGAGATCAAGTTGTAGCAGGTTTGGGCGTAGGAATTGGTTATAGCTTGGCAACTTTACAGATATTTTTTGCTAATTTCTTAAATTTAATTTTAATTGCAGTTGTTGCTTTGTTTATGTTGTTGGATGGAGAACGACTGTGGATATTGATTTTGAAGATGATTCCTCAGCGCTTACAAAAAAGATTTAATTATTTAATTAAACGAAATTTTTTAGGTTTTTTCCGAGGTCAGATGCTTTTGTGCCTGTTTCTGACTACAACAACATTTGTGGTCTTTTTAATCTTGCGAGTACCGTTTCCATTATTGTTAGCGGTAATTGCGGGGGTGTTTGATGTTATTCCAGGTATAGGTGCAACTTTAGGAGTGGGAATAATATTTTTAATAGTTTTATCTCAAAAGGTTTGGTTAGCAATTACAGTGTTGATAGCTTGTATTATTATTCAGCAAGTTCAAGATAATTTTATTGCTCCTAGAATTATGCAAACTTCGCTGAATATTAACCCTGTAGTGGTATTTTTTGCTTTATTAGTAGGCGCTAAAGTAGCAGGTTTGTTAGGAGTTTTTATTGCTATTCCAATTACTGGGGTGATTGTAAGCTTGTTTGAAATTGATGAAATGAAGGCAGAGGCATAA
- a CDS encoding lysophospholipid acyltransferase family protein — MYSDSPLQISNLLLTAMGTRMFVYYQDRVPLNSPVLLVSNHRSFMDPPLLMAAIKRPIRFACHHYMGQVPVMRDMVNFLGAFPLEKPEHRQQTFFQQATELLQSRQVVGVFPEGTPPMVKFTKPNTMGDFQRGFAHLAMRAPVKDLAVLPVAIASQEEVNNSAIPLKVLSFFDPSEPLFNQNGWHPMVIYRRTTVLIGRPCWITPHLREQYQGKQAKKVVADLIGYCQEEISTLISQGCY, encoded by the coding sequence ATGTATTCTGATAGTCCTTTACAAATTTCTAACTTACTGCTCACAGCAATGGGAACACGTATGTTTGTGTACTATCAGGATCGGGTTCCTCTGAACAGTCCTGTTTTGCTGGTGAGTAACCATCGTAGCTTTATGGATCCACCGCTATTAATGGCAGCGATTAAGCGTCCTATTCGCTTTGCTTGCCATCATTATATGGGACAAGTACCAGTAATGCGGGATATGGTTAATTTCTTGGGTGCTTTTCCCCTAGAAAAACCTGAACATCGACAGCAAACTTTTTTTCAACAGGCAACTGAATTATTACAGTCACGTCAAGTAGTTGGAGTATTCCCAGAAGGTACTCCACCAATGGTAAAGTTTACCAAACCTAACACTATGGGAGATTTCCAACGAGGATTTGCTCACTTAGCGATGCGTGCGCCAGTTAAAGATTTAGCCGTTTTGCCAGTAGCGATCGCATCTCAAGAAGAAGTTAACAACTCGGCGATACCTCTAAAGGTGCTAAGTTTTTTTGACCCGTCAGAACCTCTATTTAATCAAAACGGTTGGCATCCAATGGTGATTTATCGCCGGACTACGGTTTTAATTGGTCGTCCTTGTTGGATTACTCCACATCTGAGGGAACAATATCAAGGGAAACAAGCTAAAAAAGTTGTTGCTGATCTGATTGGTTACTGCCAAGAAGAGATTAGCACTTTAATAAGTCAAGGTTGTTATTGA